The window CGATTCTCGAGAAATTCGGCGGAGACTCGATGGAGGAATTACTGGCTCGTGTCCCCAAAAAATAACATATATATTTTGGGGTTTATGGGCGTCGGTAAAAGCGTCACCGGTAAACTGTTAGCGGAAAGACTTAACCGCCAATTTGTCGATACGGACAATCTGATTGAATCTCGTGCCGGGAAACCCATAACAAAAATATTTGAGCAAGACGGTGATGAGCAATTCAGACAGTTAGAAACTTCCGTGTTGAAGGAAGTGGCTGAAGAAAATAATTCCGTTATCTCCTGCGGAGGAGGAATCGTGATGAAGGACGAAAATATGGATCTGATCCGTAAATCCGGAAGAAGTATATTTCTAAACGCATCGATCGATACACTGCTTGAGCGGGCGGGCGATTCAACTGAAAGACCTCTTCTTAATCGATTATCAGAAGAAGAAAAACGCAAAAAAATTAAAGAGATTCTGGCATTGAGGCTTCCAATCTATCTGTCGGCGGATATCACGTTGGACACAAATGATAAATCCCCTGAGGTCGTAGTTGATGAACTCATCGGACTATTGAACCGATGATTGAGCGATATGAGGAAATAATCGTGGAACTCGGTTCCCGCTCCTATCCCGTGCGGATTGGAAACGGGATTTCTACTGCTATTGGCGCCGAACTGAATAAGCTAAAAGCCGGAAACAAAATCGGTATCGTGACTGACGAAAATGTTGCAAAACTTTATCTTAAACCGATAGTTGATTCGCTTGAATCAGCAGGATTTGATGTCACTTCTCTGACAATCCCTCCGGGAGAAGCATCAAAATCCTTATCCGTGATTTCTGATTTATACGACACTTTCCTGAATAACCGTTTCGAGCGAAACTCGACAATCCTTTCATTAGGAGGCGGCGTTGTGGGAGATGTGGCCGGATTCGCAGCCGCAACATTACTTCGGGGCGTAAATTACATACAGCTCCCCACCACACTCCTGGCGCAGGTGGATTCCAGCGTCGGCGGAAAGGTCGGAATCAATCACTCTAAAGGGAAAAACCTCATCGGCGCTTTCTATCAGCCCAAAGCGGTCATCATCGACACTGATTTTCTACTGACCCTCCCTCAGCGGGAAATACACTGCGGCATGGCAGAAGTAATTAAATACGGACTTATACTTGACAGCGAATTTACCGATTTTATATCGGACAATTTCCCGGCACTCCCGGACGATAAGCACAACGAGTTTCTCGGTAGAATAATAAAACGATGCGTGGAACTTAAGGCTGAAGTGGTTCGCGTGGACGAGAAAGAGAACGATTACCGCAGGATTCTGAATTTCGGTCATACCGTCGGACATGGTGTGGAGGCGATAGTTCCCCGGGGCAGTATCACTCACGGTGAAGCGATCGCGTTCGGAATGAAGGCAGCTGTCCGTTTATCCGAACGGCTTGGTCTTCTGAATTCCGACGCTGCTGCAAAAGCTCTAAGATTGTTGGATTCGATTCCCGTTCACATTTCTGTCAAAGAACTGGACGTCGAAAAAATATTGGACAGTATGAAATCAGACAAAAAGGTCAGAGATGGAGAAATCCATTTTGTTCTACTCGATAAAATCGGAAATACGGTTATCCGTTCAGGTATAGACGAAAAAATGATAAAAGAGTCTATCGAAAAAACACAGCAGGCTATGCAATGAAAATTATAATTATCAACGGTCCGAACCTGAATCTTCTCGGCGAGCGTGAAC is drawn from Candidatus Neomarinimicrobiota bacterium and contains these coding sequences:
- a CDS encoding shikimate kinase, producing MSPKNNIYILGFMGVGKSVTGKLLAERLNRQFVDTDNLIESRAGKPITKIFEQDGDEQFRQLETSVLKEVAEENNSVISCGGGIVMKDENMDLIRKSGRSIFLNASIDTLLERAGDSTERPLLNRLSEEEKRKKIKEILALRLPIYLSADITLDTNDKSPEVVVDELIGLLNR
- a CDS encoding 3-dehydroquinate synthase; the protein is MIERYEEIIVELGSRSYPVRIGNGISTAIGAELNKLKAGNKIGIVTDENVAKLYLKPIVDSLESAGFDVTSLTIPPGEASKSLSVISDLYDTFLNNRFERNSTILSLGGGVVGDVAGFAAATLLRGVNYIQLPTTLLAQVDSSVGGKVGINHSKGKNLIGAFYQPKAVIIDTDFLLTLPQREIHCGMAEVIKYGLILDSEFTDFISDNFPALPDDKHNEFLGRIIKRCVELKAEVVRVDEKENDYRRILNFGHTVGHGVEAIVPRGSITHGEAIAFGMKAAVRLSERLGLLNSDAAAKALRLLDSIPVHISVKELDVEKILDSMKSDKKVRDGEIHFVLLDKIGNTVIRSGIDEKMIKESIEKTQQAMQ